The following are encoded in a window of Nibricoccus aquaticus genomic DNA:
- a CDS encoding extracellular solute-binding protein: MAKRFIIIFTLIAVVALPFVLRPKKAERERADETLVLITPHNEALRHEFGVGFREWYKKKTGKVVALDWRVIGGTSEIARFLEGEYTAAFELHWTKKLGRKWSSDVQAAFQNHRLPADARAELKEAREAFMNSEVSCGIDVFFGGGTYDFIKQAQAGRIVESTIMKKYPEWFRDDVIPYEFAGEQYWDRQGRWIGAVLSSYGVLTNLDALKRLGVEPPKQWDDLKNPKLVGEVALADPTKSGSIAKAFENVIQQQMQKRLVALMAESPTSDAGELKKIEARAVSEGWTAGMRLMQVIGANARYFTDTSQKPPIDVAQGNSAAGMCIDFYGRQQEEAVVRRDGPGRVAYFSPVGGTVSSVDPIALMRGAKNRAAAEAFIEYVLSMEGQKLWNLKPGVAGGPERFALRRLPVRRDFYADESLKALRSDPADQPFATAEQLVYRTAWTGNLFREMSFVIRVMCLDTHQELSSAWRAIIAAGMPEDALTVMQELSAVNYEETGGRIKAAINAKNKADEIRLAKELGEHFRAQYLRAEAMAKRGGR; encoded by the coding sequence ATGGCCAAACGATTTATCATCATCTTCACCTTGATCGCGGTGGTGGCGCTGCCGTTTGTGCTACGGCCGAAGAAGGCGGAGCGCGAGCGGGCGGATGAGACGCTGGTCTTGATCACGCCGCACAACGAGGCGTTGCGGCATGAGTTCGGCGTGGGGTTTCGCGAGTGGTACAAAAAGAAGACAGGCAAAGTCGTGGCGCTGGACTGGCGCGTGATCGGCGGGACGAGTGAGATCGCGCGGTTCTTGGAAGGTGAATACACGGCGGCGTTCGAGTTGCACTGGACGAAGAAGCTCGGGCGGAAGTGGAGCAGCGATGTGCAGGCGGCGTTTCAGAATCACCGGTTGCCGGCGGATGCGCGCGCAGAACTGAAGGAGGCGCGGGAGGCGTTCATGAATTCGGAAGTGAGTTGCGGGATCGATGTGTTTTTCGGGGGTGGGACGTACGATTTTATTAAACAGGCGCAGGCGGGGCGGATTGTGGAGAGCACGATCATGAAGAAGTATCCGGAGTGGTTTCGGGACGACGTGATCCCGTACGAGTTTGCGGGCGAGCAGTATTGGGACCGGCAGGGGCGGTGGATCGGGGCGGTTCTGAGCAGCTACGGCGTGTTGACGAATCTGGATGCGTTGAAGCGGCTGGGGGTGGAGCCGCCGAAGCAGTGGGACGATTTGAAGAATCCGAAGCTGGTGGGTGAAGTGGCTCTGGCCGATCCGACGAAGAGCGGGTCGATCGCGAAGGCGTTTGAAAATGTGATCCAGCAGCAGATGCAGAAGCGGCTGGTCGCGCTGATGGCGGAAAGTCCGACGAGCGATGCGGGGGAGTTGAAGAAGATCGAGGCGCGGGCGGTGAGCGAAGGTTGGACCGCGGGAATGCGGCTCATGCAGGTGATCGGGGCGAACGCACGGTATTTCACGGACACGTCGCAGAAGCCGCCGATCGATGTGGCGCAGGGAAACTCGGCGGCGGGGATGTGCATCGATTTCTACGGGCGCCAGCAGGAGGAAGCGGTGGTGCGGCGCGACGGACCGGGGCGGGTGGCGTATTTTTCGCCGGTGGGCGGGACGGTGAGTTCGGTGGACCCGATCGCGTTGATGCGCGGGGCGAAGAACCGGGCGGCGGCGGAGGCGTTCATCGAGTACGTGCTGTCGATGGAGGGGCAGAAGCTGTGGAATCTAAAGCCGGGTGTGGCGGGCGGGCCGGAGCGGTTTGCGCTGAGGCGGCTGCCGGTGCGGCGGGATTTTTATGCGGACGAGAGCTTGAAGGCGTTGCGGAGCGATCCAGCGGATCAGCCGTTCGCGACGGCGGAGCAGCTGGTTTATCGGACGGCGTGGACGGGGAATCTGTTTCGCGAGATGTCGTTTGTGATCCGCGTCATGTGTCTGGATACGCACCAGGAGCTGTCGTCGGCGTGGCGGGCGATCATCGCGGCGGGGATGCCTGAGGATGCGCTGACGGTGATGCAGGAGCTGTCGGCGGTGAACTATGAAGAGACGGGTGGGAGGATTAAGGCGGCTATCAATGCGAAGAACAAAGCGGACGAGATCCGGCTGGCGAAGGAGCTGGGGGAGCATTTCCGCGCGCAGTATCTGCGGGCGGAGGCGATGGCGAAGCGCGGTGGGCGGTGA
- a CDS encoding ABC transporter ATP-binding protein codes for MISIRIQNLTKRFGSTVALHGLDLTIRPGELFFLLGPSGCGKTTLLRSIAGFYIPEEGSILFGEDEVTRLEPHKRNTGMMFQSYALWPHMSVAQNVAFGLEERKVPKAEIKTRVGEALESVRMGQYAERKPNQLSGGQQQRVALARALVIRPRCLLLDEPLSNLDAKLRLEMRTEIRRVCKEFNLTTVYVTHDQKEALSISDRMAILESGHILQVGTPREVYRRPTRKTVAHFIGETDFIPGTVKGVEGGHIFVETAIGRFEGLLGDPARMPAVGAEVTVSIRPECWRLGGETRDVNCVAGKIGEAVYLGEVAQYAFVPARGGEALKIYELNPRFVGRSTEKALYASAEVDDVVVLLD; via the coding sequence ATGATTTCGATCCGCATCCAGAATCTCACCAAGCGTTTCGGCAGCACTGTCGCTTTGCACGGACTCGATCTGACCATCCGGCCGGGAGAGCTGTTTTTCCTGCTAGGGCCGAGCGGTTGCGGGAAGACGACGCTGCTGCGGAGCATCGCGGGGTTTTATATCCCGGAAGAGGGCAGTATTTTATTTGGCGAGGACGAGGTGACGCGACTGGAGCCGCACAAGCGGAATACGGGGATGATGTTTCAGAGCTATGCGCTCTGGCCGCATATGAGCGTGGCGCAGAATGTGGCTTTTGGGTTGGAGGAGCGGAAGGTGCCCAAGGCGGAGATCAAGACACGGGTGGGCGAGGCGCTGGAGTCGGTGCGGATGGGGCAGTATGCGGAGCGGAAGCCGAATCAACTTTCGGGCGGGCAGCAGCAGCGTGTGGCGCTGGCGCGGGCGCTGGTGATCAGGCCGCGGTGTTTGTTGCTCGATGAACCGTTGTCGAATCTCGATGCGAAGCTGCGATTGGAGATGCGCACGGAAATCCGGCGGGTGTGCAAGGAGTTCAACCTGACGACGGTTTATGTGACGCACGATCAGAAGGAGGCGCTGTCGATCTCGGATCGCATGGCGATTCTGGAGAGCGGACACATCTTGCAGGTGGGAACGCCGCGGGAAGTTTACCGGCGGCCGACGCGGAAGACGGTGGCGCATTTTATCGGGGAGACGGATTTTATTCCGGGCACGGTGAAGGGCGTCGAAGGGGGGCATATTTTTGTGGAGACGGCGATCGGGCGGTTTGAAGGGCTGCTGGGTGATCCGGCGCGGATGCCGGCGGTCGGTGCCGAAGTGACGGTGTCTATCCGGCCGGAGTGCTGGCGGCTGGGCGGCGAGACGCGCGATGTGAACTGCGTGGCGGGAAAAATCGGCGAGGCGGTTTACCTCGGCGAAGTGGCGCAGTACGCGTTCGTGCCTGCGAGGGGCGGCGAGGCGCTCAAGATCTACGAACTGAATCCGCGCTTCGTGGGGCGCTCGACGGAGAAGGCGTTGTACGCGAGCGCGGAGGTCGATGACGTGGTGGTGTTGCTGGACTAA
- the hpt gene encoding hypoxanthine phosphoribosyltransferase produces the protein MPKATLTRPAHADLETVLVSETAIKNRLKKLGAEISAVYGKEEITVVAIINGAILFTADLLRQISNPVRLDCIRVSSYRNETKSHGKPKLLHSLSLDLTNRHVLLIDDILDTGKTLSVVVDIIKKLKPASVRTCVLLDKKGRREVDFTADLVGFEIPDKFVVGYGLDFAERYRNLPCIGVLKPTLQNPPEWA, from the coding sequence ATGCCTAAAGCCACTCTCACACGTCCCGCTCACGCCGACCTTGAAACCGTCCTCGTGTCGGAGACCGCCATCAAAAACCGCCTCAAAAAACTCGGCGCCGAGATCTCCGCCGTCTACGGCAAGGAAGAGATCACCGTCGTCGCCATCATCAACGGCGCCATCCTCTTCACCGCCGACCTTCTCCGCCAGATCTCCAACCCCGTCCGCCTCGATTGCATCCGCGTCTCCAGCTACCGCAACGAAACCAAATCCCACGGCAAACCGAAGCTCCTTCACAGCCTCTCGCTCGATCTCACCAACCGTCACGTCCTCCTCATCGACGACATCCTCGACACCGGCAAAACGCTCTCCGTTGTCGTCGACATCATCAAGAAACTGAAGCCCGCCAGCGTCCGCACCTGCGTGCTCCTGGATAAAAAAGGCCGCCGCGAAGTCGACTTCACCGCCGACCTCGTCGGCTTCGAAATCCCCGACAAATTCGTCGTCGGCTACGGCCTCGATTTCGCCGAACGCTACCGCAACCTTCCCTGCATCGGCGTCCTCAAGCCCACCCTCCAAAATCCCCCCGAGTGGGCCTGA
- a CDS encoding metallophosphoesterase family protein, with protein sequence MRIAILADIHGNLAALEAALERMALLEVDQLVVAGDIVVGAPDSLACWERVKALGCPVLRGNHERYVFDLGTERAKPEWSSRQFGPVQWAAAQLGEANRRELAALPGTLKIAGADDVLFVHGSARNDTDLIFPYTSDAEIAPMFTGFAEKWIVRGHNHYAGVRLWGERRIVTTGSVGLALDGTVKAQFAVVERRGGSGSEWRLEHHAVAYDVAATLRRARESEYVEKAGPIARLFMREVETAAFHILPFQQFNAALVKAGKTLPLEQAVEAFMRRE encoded by the coding sequence ATGCGCATCGCAATTCTGGCGGATATTCATGGAAACCTGGCGGCGCTCGAAGCGGCGTTGGAGCGGATGGCGTTATTGGAAGTGGATCAGTTGGTGGTGGCGGGCGACATCGTGGTGGGTGCGCCGGATTCGCTGGCGTGTTGGGAACGGGTGAAGGCGCTGGGGTGTCCGGTGCTGCGGGGGAATCACGAGCGTTACGTTTTCGATCTGGGGACGGAGCGGGCAAAGCCGGAGTGGAGTTCGCGGCAGTTCGGGCCGGTGCAGTGGGCGGCTGCGCAGCTGGGCGAGGCGAACCGGCGGGAGCTGGCGGCGTTGCCGGGCACGTTGAAAATCGCGGGGGCGGACGATGTGTTATTCGTGCATGGCTCGGCGCGGAACGACACGGATTTGATTTTTCCCTACACGAGCGATGCGGAGATTGCGCCGATGTTTACGGGCTTTGCGGAGAAGTGGATCGTGCGCGGGCACAATCACTATGCGGGCGTTCGGCTTTGGGGAGAGCGGCGGATTGTGACGACGGGATCGGTGGGGCTGGCGCTGGACGGGACCGTGAAGGCGCAGTTTGCGGTGGTGGAGCGGCGGGGCGGTTCAGGCTCGGAGTGGAGATTGGAGCATCATGCGGTGGCGTACGATGTGGCGGCGACGTTGAGGCGAGCGAGGGAGAGCGAGTATGTGGAGAAAGCCGGGCCGATTGCTCGGTTGTTCATGCGCGAGGTGGAGACGGCGGCGTTTCACATACTGCCGTTTCAGCAGTTTAACGCGGCGCTGGTGAAGGCGGGGAAAACGCTGCCTCTGGAGCAGGCGGTGGAGGCGTTTATGCGGCGGGAGTGA
- a CDS encoding glycine zipper domain-containing protein, translated as MKTLLLSLTCVTGLVASAGAQVFQPQTARNILVGSIAGAVIGENNDKPLEGALIGAAAGALWSAATVPSNYDRSYAPPVPQAPIYYETSQRYEPVCRPAPTRVVVVAPPRCDPPRRVVVVDPCPPRRVVVHSHGHHHDRRTVVRHSTRHHYNNDRVVYVGPGYGGGRR; from the coding sequence ATGAAAACACTATTGCTTTCGCTCACCTGCGTGACCGGCCTGGTTGCTTCGGCCGGAGCGCAAGTTTTTCAGCCTCAAACTGCTCGGAATATTTTGGTCGGCAGCATCGCCGGTGCGGTCATCGGGGAAAACAACGACAAACCCCTGGAGGGCGCGTTGATCGGTGCGGCCGCAGGCGCGCTCTGGAGCGCGGCGACGGTGCCTTCGAACTATGATCGCTCGTATGCGCCGCCGGTGCCGCAGGCGCCGATTTATTATGAGACGTCGCAGCGTTATGAGCCGGTCTGCCGGCCGGCTCCGACGCGTGTGGTGGTGGTGGCGCCGCCGCGTTGCGATCCGCCGCGGCGGGTAGTTGTGGTTGATCCGTGTCCTCCGCGTCGTGTGGTGGTCCACTCGCACGGACATCATCACGATCGTCGCACGGTGGTCCGTCATTCCACGCGGCATCACTATAACAACGACCGGGTCGTGTATGTGGGCCCCGGGTACGGTGGCGGTCGCCGGTAA
- the uvrB gene encoding excinuclease ABC subunit UvrB, with protein MLFKLNAEYQPTGDQPAAIEKLTASINAGHKHQTLLGVTGSGKTYTMANLIANCDRPTLIISHNKTLAAQLYSEFKNFFPENAVEYFVSYYDYYQPEAYVASSDTYIEKDSSINEEIERMRISASSALVSRRDVIVVASVSCIYGLGSPEEFSSMKIPLRKGLPMERSRLLERLVENLYERNDYDLVRGRFRVRGDVVDIMPAYLEQGLRVEFFGDEIDALTEFDPLTGNTLRTLDQFDLYPANQYVTSKDKLEGAIAGIKRELDERVAYFEAKGQYLEAQRIRMRTNYDLEMLQEMGFCNGIENYSMHLSQRRPGERPFCLIDFFPKDFLLFIDESHATVPQVGAMYNGDKSRKQTLVDFGFRLPSAMENRPQSFEEFLSVTGQTLYVSATPAKYELEKSAVIAEQLIRPTGLVDPEITIRPTKGQVEDLIAEVRRATEKGERVLVTTLTKRLSEDLTTFMREAKIRVEYLHSDIDAIERVEILRNLRLGNFDVLIGINLLREGLDLPEVALVAILDADKEGFLRSETSLVQTAGRAARHENGRVIFYADKITDSIRRTQEITAYRREKQIAYNKEHGITPRSVKRTAQASLHVYDGSGREEEPMGVAEGGADEVKAVIAELEDEMAEAAGRLEFERAALLRDQITALKTGDFKKLSKSTKKPGVKKGAGGARKWR; from the coding sequence ATGCTTTTCAAACTTAACGCCGAGTACCAGCCGACCGGGGATCAGCCAGCGGCGATCGAGAAATTGACCGCGTCGATCAACGCGGGGCACAAGCACCAGACGTTGCTGGGCGTCACGGGCTCGGGAAAGACGTACACGATGGCCAACCTCATCGCGAATTGCGACCGGCCGACGTTGATCATCTCGCACAACAAAACGCTGGCGGCGCAGTTATACTCGGAGTTCAAAAACTTTTTCCCGGAGAACGCGGTCGAGTATTTCGTTTCTTACTACGACTATTACCAGCCGGAGGCGTACGTGGCGTCGAGCGACACGTACATCGAGAAGGATTCGTCGATCAACGAGGAGATCGAGCGGATGCGCATTTCGGCGTCGAGCGCGCTGGTGTCGCGGCGCGATGTGATCGTGGTGGCGAGCGTGTCGTGCATTTACGGACTTGGTTCCCCCGAGGAGTTTTCGTCGATGAAGATTCCGCTGCGAAAGGGGCTGCCGATGGAGCGGTCGCGGCTGCTGGAACGCCTCGTTGAGAATCTCTACGAGCGGAACGATTACGATCTGGTGCGGGGGCGGTTCCGCGTGCGGGGCGATGTGGTGGATATCATGCCGGCGTATCTGGAGCAGGGACTGCGCGTGGAGTTTTTTGGCGACGAGATCGATGCGCTGACGGAGTTCGATCCGCTGACGGGGAACACGCTGCGGACACTGGACCAGTTCGATCTCTATCCGGCGAATCAGTATGTGACTTCCAAGGACAAGCTCGAAGGGGCGATCGCGGGGATCAAGCGGGAGCTGGACGAGCGGGTGGCGTATTTCGAGGCGAAGGGACAATATCTCGAGGCGCAGCGCATCCGGATGCGGACGAACTATGACCTGGAGATGCTTCAGGAGATGGGGTTCTGCAACGGCATCGAGAACTACTCGATGCATCTCTCGCAGCGTCGGCCGGGCGAGCGGCCGTTTTGCCTGATCGATTTCTTTCCGAAGGATTTTCTGCTCTTCATCGACGAGAGTCATGCGACGGTGCCGCAGGTCGGTGCGATGTATAATGGCGACAAGTCGCGGAAGCAGACGCTGGTCGACTTTGGTTTCCGGCTGCCGTCGGCGATGGAGAACCGGCCGCAGTCGTTTGAGGAATTTCTCTCTGTGACGGGGCAGACGCTTTATGTGTCGGCGACGCCGGCGAAGTACGAGTTGGAGAAGTCGGCGGTGATCGCGGAGCAGTTGATCCGGCCGACGGGGCTGGTCGATCCGGAGATCACGATCCGGCCGACGAAGGGGCAGGTCGAGGATCTGATCGCGGAAGTGCGGCGGGCGACGGAGAAGGGTGAACGTGTGCTGGTGACGACGCTGACGAAGCGGTTGTCGGAAGATCTGACGACGTTCATGCGTGAGGCGAAGATTCGCGTGGAGTATCTGCACTCGGACATCGATGCGATCGAGCGCGTGGAGATTTTGCGGAATCTGCGGCTGGGGAATTTCGATGTGTTGATCGGGATCAATCTGCTGCGCGAAGGGCTCGATCTTCCGGAGGTGGCCCTCGTCGCGATTCTCGATGCGGACAAGGAAGGTTTTTTGCGCAGTGAGACGTCGCTCGTGCAGACGGCGGGGCGCGCGGCGCGGCACGAGAATGGGCGGGTGATTTTTTATGCGGACAAGATCACGGACTCGATCCGGCGGACGCAGGAGATTACCGCGTACCGGCGCGAAAAGCAGATCGCTTATAATAAGGAGCATGGAATCACGCCGCGCAGCGTGAAGCGCACCGCGCAGGCGAGTCTGCATGTTTATGATGGCAGCGGGCGTGAAGAGGAGCCGATGGGAGTCGCGGAAGGCGGCGCCGATGAAGTGAAAGCGGTGATCGCGGAGCTCGAAGACGAGATGGCGGAAGCGGCGGGACGGTTGGAGTTCGAGCGCGCGGCTTTGCTGCGCGACCAGATCACGGCGTTGAAGACGGGGGATTTTAAGAAGCTCTCGAAATCGACTAAGAAGCCGGGTGTAAAAAAGGGAGCTGGCGGGGCGCGGAAGTGGCGCTAA
- a CDS encoding HAD family hydrolase, whose protein sequence is MSSLTLGDLGVLFDWDGVIIDSSAQHEESWERLAAEEKRVLPPDHFKTGFGMKNERIIPELLRWAEAGDIAEVRRLSLRKEALYREIVRERGIEALPGVAVFLKRLKEAGVPFSVGSSTHRENIDTILSVLGFTGLFSGIVTAENVKQGKPHPDVFLKAAETIRRRAENCVVFEDAFVGIAAARAGGMKVVGVATTHPLGDLESKVDRVVHRLDELSVGDLLALWK, encoded by the coding sequence ATGTCGTCGCTCACGCTCGGAGATCTCGGAGTTTTATTCGATTGGGATGGAGTCATCATCGACTCGTCCGCGCAGCATGAGGAAAGCTGGGAGCGGCTGGCGGCGGAGGAGAAGCGGGTATTGCCGCCGGATCATTTCAAGACGGGTTTTGGAATGAAGAATGAGCGGATCATTCCGGAGCTGTTGCGATGGGCGGAGGCGGGCGACATCGCGGAGGTGCGGCGGCTATCGCTGCGGAAGGAAGCGCTTTACCGCGAGATCGTGCGCGAGCGCGGCATCGAGGCGCTGCCGGGCGTGGCGGTTTTTTTGAAGAGGTTAAAAGAGGCGGGCGTGCCGTTTTCGGTGGGGTCGTCCACGCATCGCGAGAATATCGATACGATTTTGAGCGTGCTGGGGTTCACGGGATTATTTTCCGGAATCGTGACGGCGGAGAATGTGAAGCAGGGGAAGCCGCATCCGGATGTTTTTTTGAAGGCGGCGGAGACGATCAGGCGGCGGGCGGAGAACTGCGTGGTGTTTGAAGATGCGTTTGTCGGCATCGCGGCGGCGCGGGCGGGCGGGATGAAAGTCGTGGGCGTGGCGACGACGCATCCATTGGGCGATTTGGAGTCGAAGGTTGATCGCGTGGTGCACCGGTTGGACGAACTTTCTGTGGGCGATTTGCTCGCGCTGTGGAAATGA
- a CDS encoding Glu/Leu/Phe/Val family dehydrogenase — protein sequence MSKVIISPLYDSEVFKMACRQFDQAADAISLPEAIRDRTKWPRRCLAVSLPVKMDNGTVTIFEGYRVQHSISTGPSKGGIRFHENVTIGEVAALAMWMSWKCSLLGLPYGGAKGGVIVNPRDLSPNELEHLSRRYMQEMINFVGPQLDIPAPDLGTNEQIMGWMMDTYSNHVGYIAPAVVTGKPLSLGGSQGRREATGAGVAYLVKAYLQDLNIPINTATVAIQGFGNVGSETAAALAAYGAKIIAISDYTGAIHNPAGIDIANAQEYLRYARVLKDFHGGEPITNEQLLELDCTVLIPAALERVITADNAPRLRCRLLAEAANGPTTPEADRIIDQRGDIELIPDVLCNSGGVVVSYFEWLQNLQNFYWSRDEVLTKLFAMLDRAKASVETQRKKFQFNRRLAALTLGIARVADAKQSRGLFP from the coding sequence ATGTCCAAAGTCATCATCTCCCCGCTGTACGACTCGGAAGTTTTTAAGATGGCCTGTCGCCAGTTCGACCAAGCCGCCGATGCCATCAGCCTCCCTGAAGCCATCCGCGACCGCACCAAATGGCCCCGCCGCTGCCTCGCCGTCTCCCTCCCGGTCAAAATGGACAACGGCACCGTCACCATCTTCGAAGGCTACCGCGTCCAGCACAGCATCTCCACCGGCCCGTCCAAAGGCGGCATCCGCTTCCACGAAAACGTCACCATTGGCGAAGTAGCCGCCCTCGCTATGTGGATGAGCTGGAAATGCTCCCTCCTCGGCCTCCCCTACGGAGGCGCCAAAGGCGGCGTCATCGTCAACCCCCGCGACCTCTCCCCCAACGAACTCGAACACCTCTCCCGCCGCTACATGCAGGAGATGATTAACTTCGTCGGTCCACAGCTCGACATCCCCGCCCCCGATCTCGGCACCAACGAACAGATCATGGGCTGGATGATGGACACCTACTCCAACCACGTCGGCTACATCGCCCCCGCCGTCGTCACCGGCAAACCCCTCTCCCTCGGCGGCTCCCAAGGCCGCCGCGAAGCCACCGGCGCCGGCGTCGCGTATCTGGTCAAAGCCTACCTCCAGGATCTCAATATCCCCATCAACACCGCCACCGTCGCTATCCAGGGCTTCGGCAACGTCGGTAGCGAAACCGCCGCCGCCCTCGCCGCCTACGGAGCCAAAATCATCGCCATCTCCGACTACACCGGCGCCATCCACAACCCCGCCGGCATCGACATCGCCAACGCCCAGGAATACCTCCGCTACGCCCGCGTCCTGAAAGATTTTCACGGCGGCGAGCCCATCACCAACGAGCAACTGCTCGAACTCGACTGCACCGTCCTCATCCCCGCCGCCCTCGAACGCGTCATCACCGCCGACAACGCCCCGCGCCTCCGCTGCCGCCTCCTCGCCGAAGCGGCCAACGGCCCCACCACACCGGAAGCCGACCGCATCATCGATCAACGCGGCGACATCGAGCTCATCCCCGACGTCCTCTGTAATTCCGGCGGCGTCGTAGTGTCCTACTTCGAGTGGCTCCAAAACCTCCAGAACTTCTACTGGTCGCGCGACGAAGTTCTCACGAAACTCTTCGCCATGCTCGACCGCGCCAAAGCCAGCGTCGAAACCCAGCGCAAAAAATTCCAATTCAACCGCCGCCTCGCCGCCCTCACCCTCGGCATCGCCCGCGTCGCCGACGCCAAACAAAGCCGTGGCCTCTTCCCCTGA